AGATGCTGCGCAATGTGAAGTTAATTAATGAAGAAACCGACAGTGAAACCGTCTCCGTCGGTTCTACCGTAATCCTTAAGGATTTGGAGTTTGATGAAGACTTTGAGTATACTATTGTAGGTTCTGCTGAAGCCAATCCGGCAGAGAACAAGATCTCCAATGAATCACCAGTGGGCAAAGCCATCTTGGGTAAAAAACTCAATGATGTTGTGGAAGTATCTGTACCCGCCGGGATTCTCAAATATCAAATCGTAAAAATATCGTAATTCTTTCTGCGGCCTGGCTGCAGTTTTTGGTAGGTGATTTTTTAAATGACAGAAATGATGAGTGAGCATGAAGCTGTCCGGCGGCAAAAAATGGACAAGCTAAAAGAAATGGGCATCGAGCCTTACGGCAATAAATATCCTGTTACACATTATGCGGCCGATGTTATCGGTCGTTTTGATGAATTGGACGGGCAGTCGGTAACTCTGGCCGGCCGTTTAATGACTGTGCGTGCCCATGGTAAAGCATCCTTTGCCAATCTACAGGATGAAAGCGGCCAAATACAGATATATGTACGGCTTGATGATGTGGGACAACGTACTTATGATGTTTTCGAACTATTAGATATAGGTGATATTGTAGGCCTGACGGGGGATGTTTTCCGTACCCGGCGGGGAGAAGTAACGGTGGCGGTAAAGGAACTACAGTTGTTGGCTAAATCCCTGCGCCCTCTGCCGGAAAAATGGCACGGCCTCACCAATGTAGATATGCGCTATCGCCAGCGCTACCTGGACATGATTGTGAATCCGGATGTGAAGAAGACTTTTGTTCTGCGCAGTAAAATTGTTCAGGAAATCCGCAACTTCCTTAACAGTGATGGTTTTTTGGAAGTAGAAACCCCGGTTATGCACACCCTGGCCGGTGGTGCCTCGGCCAAGCCGTTTATCACACACCACAATGCGCTGGATATGAACCTTTATTTGCGCATTGCCACCGAGCTTCATTTAAAACGCCTGGTGGTGGGCGGGATGGATAAGGTCTACGAGTTAGGCCGTATCTTCCGTAATGAAGGAATATCCACCAAGCATAATCCCGAGTTTACCTCTGTTGAGATTTATCAGGCCCAGGCCGATTATGAGGATATGATGACCCTGACAGAAGAACTTATCACCACAGTTGCGCAAAAAGTGCTGGGCACATTAAAGGTTCCTTATCAGGAACAGGAGTTGGATTTAACATCTCCCTGGCCCCGCTTAACCATGGTGGAGGCCATTGAAAAATACGCAGGCATTAACTTCAATAACATACAAACTGCTGAAGAGGCCCGGGAAGCGGCAAAGCAAAAAGGCCTGGAAGTAAAGGCGGGCACTTCCCGCGGGGAAATTATGAATGAACTCTTTGAAGAGTTTGTGGAAGGTCAGTTGTTTCAGCCTACCTTTATAATGGATTATCCCATTGAAGTCTCTCCTCTGGCAAAGAAAAAAGCAGATGATCCGTCCATGACCTATCGCTTTGAAGCTTTTATGGCCCG
The DNA window shown above is from Dethiobacter alkaliphilus AHT 1 and carries:
- the lysS gene encoding lysine--tRNA ligase, coding for MTEMMSEHEAVRRQKMDKLKEMGIEPYGNKYPVTHYAADVIGRFDELDGQSVTLAGRLMTVRAHGKASFANLQDESGQIQIYVRLDDVGQRTYDVFELLDIGDIVGLTGDVFRTRRGEVTVAVKELQLLAKSLRPLPEKWHGLTNVDMRYRQRYLDMIVNPDVKKTFVLRSKIVQEIRNFLNSDGFLEVETPVMHTLAGGASAKPFITHHNALDMNLYLRIATELHLKRLVVGGMDKVYELGRIFRNEGISTKHNPEFTSVEIYQAQADYEDMMTLTEELITTVAQKVLGTLKVPYQEQELDLTSPWPRLTMVEAIEKYAGINFNNIQTAEEAREAAKQKGLEVKAGTSRGEIMNELFEEFVEGQLFQPTFIMDYPIEVSPLAKKKADDPSMTYRFEAFMARSEIANAFTELNDPLDQRERFEQQVLKREAGDEEAHMLDEDFLLSLEYGMPPTGGLGIGIDRLIMMLTDSPSIRDVILFPTLREKE
- the greA gene encoding transcription elongation factor GreA; the protein is MVSKEVILTQGGLEKLEKELDYLKSTKRREVADRIKTAISFGDISENSEYEDAKNEQAFIEGRIITLEKMLRNVKLINEETDSETVSVGSTVILKDLEFDEDFEYTIVGSAEANPAENKISNESPVGKAILGKKLNDVVEVSVPAGILKYQIVKIS